In Microbacterium enclense, one genomic interval encodes:
- the pth gene encoding aminoacyl-tRNA hydrolase: protein MADTWVIVGLGNPGPRYEATRHNIGQMVVDELASRRREGFRAHKANARVAESWVRPGGAKLVLAKPNSFMNVSGGPTAGLARFYGVDPERIVVVHDELDIPFDTVKLKTGGGHGGHNGVRDVAKALGTADFPRVRVGIGRPVGRQDPADWVLDPFGATERQTLPILISDAADAVELLIEDGLVAAQQRFHAPRT from the coding sequence ATGGCAGACACGTGGGTGATCGTCGGGCTCGGCAACCCGGGGCCGCGCTACGAGGCGACTCGGCACAACATCGGCCAGATGGTCGTCGACGAGCTCGCCTCACGCCGCCGCGAGGGCTTCCGCGCGCACAAGGCGAACGCGCGCGTCGCGGAGTCGTGGGTGCGGCCGGGCGGAGCGAAGCTCGTGCTCGCCAAGCCCAACAGCTTCATGAACGTCTCCGGGGGGCCGACGGCGGGCCTGGCCCGGTTCTATGGGGTGGACCCTGAGCGCATCGTGGTCGTGCACGACGAACTCGACATCCCTTTCGACACCGTCAAGCTGAAGACCGGCGGCGGACACGGCGGGCACAACGGTGTGCGCGATGTCGCCAAGGCCCTCGGCACGGCGGACTTCCCGCGTGTGCGGGTGGGGATCGGCCGCCCCGTGGGACGCCAGGACCCGGCGGATTGGGTGCTCGATCCGTTCGGCGCGACCGAGCGTCAGACGCTTCCCATCCTGATCTCGGATGCCGCGGACGCGGTCGAGCTGCTCATCGAAGACGGGCTCGTCGCCGCCCAGCAGCGTTTTCACGCCCCGCGCACCTGA